The sequence below is a genomic window from Rhodospirillales bacterium.
GGGGGAGTACGGTCGCGAGCGGGCCCGATTGGATCATTTCAACGATCACGCTCAGCGAATTGGTTTCGATCGCGATGCGCGGCTCGATACCATGCTTGTGGCAATAGCGGTCGATGTGGCGTCGCAGGGCAAAATCGGTGTTGAGCAGGGCGATGGATTCCTGAGCAAATTCCCGCGCGTTAATCGGCTTCGATTGCCCGGCGCGGGGATGTTCGTTGCCGACGGCGACGCAGAGGGTTTCCTCGAACAGCACGGTGGCTTCGATTTCGCTGGAGCGCGCCTCGCCCGAACGGCGCTTGGTGAACGTGATGCCGATGTCGATGCGGTCCTCGGCCACCGCGACTTCGATGTCGTCTTGGGGCATTTCGAGCGTGCTCAAAGTGATGCCCGGATAGCGGTTGTTGAAAGTTTGCAGGAGCGAACAGGTCAGATGGTCGGTGATCGGCGTCCACCCCAGGCGGAGCGAGCCGCGGCTCAAGTTGTGTACGGCATGAATCGCCCGGCGGCCCGCGTCAAGCTCGCCGCGGGCGCGATGGGCGTGGCGCAAGAAGATTTCGCCGGCGTCGGTCAGCCGCACGGTTCGTCCCGAGCGGTTGAACAGCGGCGAATTGAGCGATGCCTCTAGCTGCTTGATTTGCTGCGACATGGTCGGTTGGGAGACATGCAGCGCTTCCGCCGCGCGCGAATAACTGCCGTGCTCGGCGATCGCGATCAGGTATTGGAGGGAGCGTGGAAAAACGTCTCGGCGATCCATAGGCGCCTCCTATCTGTTTGGCGATAATTATGGCAAAACCAATAGCTTAATCCAAGCGGGATAAGGCCCGAGGGACTATGATTGTCGGCGCAA
It includes:
- the cynR gene encoding transcriptional regulator CynR; this encodes MDRRDVFPRSLQYLIAIAEHGSYSRAAEALHVSQPTMSQQIKQLEASLNSPLFNRSGRTVRLTDAGEIFLRHAHRARGELDAGRRAIHAVHNLSRGSLRLGWTPITDHLTCSLLQTFNNRYPGITLSTLEMPQDDIEVAVAEDRIDIGITFTKRRSGEARSSEIEATVLFEETLCVAVGNEHPRAGQSKPINAREFAQESIALLNTDFALRRHIDRYCHKHGIEPRIAIETNSLSVIVEMIQSGPLATVLPHSIARTQCGLHAIGLSPKMPEKKITLIRRKGHYKSPAILAFSEIALDWVKRRHEETPLPHRVPCPLSETYYQEKIREARSSSDAHDETRPANGAE